The following proteins are co-located in the Xiphophorus maculatus strain JP 163 A chromosome 24, X_maculatus-5.0-male, whole genome shotgun sequence genome:
- the LOC102237658 gene encoding growth/differentiation factor 8-like, giving the protein MLLFLSLAAAVLSAGRAMEMNQTSKLLAESLEQCSACDFREHSKQLRLHSIRSQILSILRLEQAPNISRDMIRQLIPKAPPLTQLLDQYDPRVEDEEHATTETIITMATKPNPVPAEQLSSCCLFSLSPKIQPKNILSAQLWVHLRPSLAVTTVFLQVSRLRPAREGNGTRVRVRSLKVDTEAGAGSWQSVDIKSLLQAWLRQPESSYGLEINAFSNRGEDLAVTSAEPGEEGLQPFIEVKILDSSKRSRRDSGLDCDEESSETRCCRYPLTVDFEEFGWDWIIAPKRYRANYCSGECEFLHLQQYPHAHLVNKANPRGSAGPCCTPTKMSPINMLYFNRKEQIIYGKIPSMVVDNCGCL; this is encoded by the exons atgctcctcttcctctccctcgcCGCCGCCGTCCTGTCTGCGGGCCGCGCCATGGAGATGAACCAGACCTCCAAGCTGCTGGCGGAGAGTTTGGAGCAGTGCTCAGCCTGCGACTTCCGGGAGCACAGCAAGCAGCTGCGGCTCCACAGCATCCGCTCGCAGATCCTCAGCATCCTGCGGCTGGAGCAGGCGCCCAACATCAGCCGGGACATGATCCGCCAGCTCATCCCCAAGGCGCCGCCTCTGACCCAGCTGCTGGACCAGTACGACCCGCGGGTGGAGGACGAGGAGCACGCTACGACCGAGACCATCATCACCATGGCAACGAAGC CCAATCCCGTCCCTGCAGAGCAGCTTTCCTCCTGCTGCCTGTTCAGCCTCAGTCCCAAGATCCAGCCTAAGAACATCCTGAGCGCCCAGCTGTGGGTTCACCTGCGGCCGTCCCTCGCCGTCACCACCGTCTTCCTGCAGGTGTCGCGCCTCCGGCCGGCCAGGGAGGGAAACGGCACGCGGGTCCGGGTCCGCTCCCTGAAGGTGGACACGGAGGCCGGAGCCGGCTCCTGGCAGAGCGTCGACATCAAGTCCCTGCTGCAGGCCTGGCTGCGGCAGCCGGAGAGCAGCTACGGCCTGGAGATCAACGCCTTCAGCAACAGGGGAGAAGACCTGGCCGTCACATCAGCAGAGCCTGGAGAGGAGGGACTG CAACCGTTCATCGAAGTGAAGATTCTGGACAGCTCCAAGCGTTCCCGGCGAGACTCCGGACTGGACTGCGACGAGGAATCCTCAGAGACCCGCTGCTGCCGCTACCCGCTCACCGTCGACTTCGAGGAGTTTGGCTGGGACTGGATCATCGCTCCCAAACGTTACCGCGCCAACTACTGCTCAGGGGAGTGCGAGTTCCTCCACCTGCAGCAGTATCCGCACGCACACCTGGTGAACAAGGCCAACCCGCGGGGCTCCGCCGGGCCCTGCTGCACACCCACCAAGATGTCGCCCATCAACATGCTTTACTTCAACCGCAAGGAGCAGATCATCTACGGGAAGATCCCGTCCATGGTGGTGGACAACTGTGGCTGTTTGTGA